The following coding sequences lie in one Spinacia oleracea cultivar Varoflay chromosome 1, BTI_SOV_V1, whole genome shotgun sequence genomic window:
- the LOC110803264 gene encoding pentatricopeptide repeat-containing protein At1g79490, mitochondrial, translated as MIRCRVLCRRNLTLHRKNPTSAAPFYAHHRISGEIVENKNQTLFRPMAIYLLSSLIDRNHKTPKFVRSFCSGKPNSGEWTEEIEYLDEKGSVIYAGKGVRSVEPGVDDHVMSGGVKKPFMNASAVAKLVEIVKRWKWGPEMETQLDKLQFVPNMTQVIQAMKIINDGEMSASLFQWSKRQQWYVPNDECYLLLLDGLNKSRDFDRIQTLFDEMIRDSVDNGSSSFSAYNRVIQYLAKAEKLEVSYCCFKKIQESGCKIETQTYNNLITLFLNKGLPYKAVEVYEGMEASGCSLDNSTYELMIPSLARSGRLDAALKLFQEMKERKFRPSFSIFASFVDLMGKAGRLDMSMKLYMEMQGFGYRPSATMFVSLIESYVKAGKLEAALRVWDEMKNAGFRPNYGLYTMVVESHAKSGKLEIAMSVFQDMERAGFLPTPSTYSCLLEMHAASGQVDPAMKLYNSMTNAGLRPTLSTYTALLTLVASKKLVDVAAKILLEMKSMGYPADVSASDVLMVYIKDGSVGLALRWLRFMSSSGIRTNNFIIRQLFESCMKNGLYDSAKPLLETYVNSAAKVDLILYTSILAHLVRCQDEQSEKHLMSILSATKQKAHGFMCGLFTGPEQRKQPVLLFVREFFQGIDYELEEGAARYFVNVLLNYLVLMGQINRARCVWKVSYENKLFPKAIVFDQHIAWSLDVRNLSVGAALIAVVHTLHRFRKRMLYYGVVPRRIKLVTGPTLKIVIAQMLSSVDSPFEVSKVVLRAPGDSVLEWFKKPIVQKFLLNEIPSRADILMHKLNILFPSSAPEMRSLSPPRPLLGGKSS; from the coding sequence ATGATTCGCTGCAGAGTTTTATGCCGGAGAAACCTCACTCTCCACCGCAAAAATCCCACTTCTGCAGCACCATTTTATGCGCATCACCGCATTTCAGGCGAAATTGTTGAAAATAAGAATCAAACATTGTTCAGACCAATGGCAATATATCTTTTATCCAGTTTGATTGATCGTAATCACAAAACCCCTAAATTTGTGCGAAGTTTCTGCTCCGGGAAGCCGAATTCGGGTGAGTGGACTGAGGAGATAGAGTATTTAGATGAGAAGGGTAGTGTTATTTATGCCGGTAAAGGCGTTCGCTCCGTCGAACCGGGTGTTGATGATCATGTAATGTCAGGTGGGGTTAAGAAGCCATTTATGAATGCTTCAGCAGTAGCAAAACTTGTGGAGATAGTGAAGAGGTGGAAATGGGGGCCTGAGATGGAAACCCAATTGGACAAACTTCAATTTGTACCTAACATGACGCAGGTAATTCAAGCAATGAAGATCATCAACGATGGCGAAATGTCGGCGAGCTTGTTCCAATGGTCAAAGAGACAACAATGGTATGTTCCCAATGACGAATGTTACTTATTGTTGTTAGATGGATTGAATAAAAGTAGAGATTTTGATAGGATACAGACATTGTTTGATGAGATGATTCGTGATTCTGTTGATAATGGTAGTTCTTCTTTTAGTGCATATAATCGAGTTATTCAATATCTAGCTAAGGCAGAGAAATTAGAGGTGTCATATTGTTGTTTTAAGAAGATTCAGGAATCTGGTTGTAAGATTGAGACACAAACCTATAATAATTTGATAACTTTGTTTCTGAACAAGGGGTTGCCTTATAAGGCTGTTGAGGTGTATGAGGGTATGGAAGCAAGTGGATGTTCATTAGATAATTCAACCTATGAGTTGATGATACCTAGCTTGGCACGATCTGGTCGTCTTGATGCTGCTCTTAAGCTTTTccaagaaatgaaggagaggaAGTTTCGTCCTAGCTTTTCTATATTTGCTTCGTTTGTTGATTTGATGGGGAAGGCGGGGAGGCTGGATATGTCAATGAAGTTGTATATGGAAATGCAGGGCTTTGGATATAGGCCATCAGCCACTATGTTTGTTTCTCTAATAGAGTCTTATGTCAAGGCTGGGAAATTAGAAGCAGCTCTTCGCGTATGGGATGAAATGAAAAACGCTGGTTTCAGGCCAAACTACGGACTTTACACGATGGTTGTTGAATCTCATGCGAAATCAGGAAAGCTTGAGATTGCAATGTCTGTTTTCCAGGATATGGAGAGAGCAGGGTTCCTGCCTACACCTTCTACCTACTCTTGTCTGTTGGAAATGCATGCTGCCTCTGGACAAGTGGATCCTGCCATGAAGTTGTATAACTCAATGACAAATGCAGGTTTAAGAccaacactcagtacttatacAGCACTTTTGACCCTTGTAGCCAGTAAGAAGCTGGTGGATGTGGCTGCTAAAATTTTGCTTGAAATGAAATCCATGGGATATCCTGCAGATGTTAGTGCTAGTGATGTTCTCATGGTCTATATTAAAGATGGGTCTGTAGGTCTTGCTTTGAGATGGCTTAGGTTCATGAGTTCATCTGGAATAAGGACTAATAATTTTATCATCAGACAGCTTTTTGAGTCGTGCATGAAAAATGGATTGTATGATTCTGCAAAACCTCTTCTCGAAACATACGTGAACTCAGCTGCAAAAGTTGATCTGATACTGTACACATCAATTCTAGCTCATCTTGTCAGATGTCAGGATGAGCAGAGTGAGAAGCATTTAATGTCCATTCTAAGTGCTACAAAGCAAAAGGCACATGGCTTCATGTGTGGCCTCTTCACTGGCCCAGAACAAAGGAAACAACCAGTTTTACTATTTGTTCGGGAATTTTTCCAAGGAATTGATTATGAATTGGAAGAAGGGGCTGCTAGGTATTTTGTTAATGTACTCCTCAATTATCTTGTTCTGATGGGACAGATAAATCGTGCACGTTGTGTATGGAAGGTCTCCTATGAGAACAAGCTTTTCCCAAAGGCAATTGTCTTTGACCAGCATATTGCCTGGTCCCTTGATGTCAGAAACTTATCAGTTGGAGCTGCCCTGATTGCCGTCGTGCACACGCTTCACAGATTTAGAAAGCGCATGCTTTACTATGGCGTTGTACCCCGAAGGATCAAACTCGTTACTGGACCAACACTAAAAATCGTGATTGCCCAGATGTTAAGCTCAGTAGATTCCCCATTCGAGGTTAGTAAAGTTGTTCTGAGAGCTCCAGGTGATTCTGTCTTGGAATGGTTTAAGAAACCTATAGTTCAAAAGTTCTTATTAAACGAGATTCCATCCCGAGCTGACATTCTCATGCACAAGTTGAATATATTATTCCCCAGTTCTGCACCTGAAATGCGATCTTTATCCCCACCTAGGCCTCTTCTTGGAGGGAAGTCATCTTGA